In the genome of Luteitalea pratensis, the window GCGGGTCTTGCGGCAGAACAGGCCGACCGCAGTGACGCGCGGGTCATTCTTCTGGGCCCACACCGCACCGGACGCGGCCTCGGCATCCTGGCGCATCGACCGGAACTTGTGCACGGTGAAGAGCCGCCCGTTCTGGCCAACGCGCACCTGGTGATACAAGGCCGGGCCCGGCGACGTCAGGCGGATCGCCACGCCGACGACCAGCATGATCGGCCACGCGATCAGCAGGCCGAAAATCGCGAGCATGACGTCGAATACCCGTTTGAAGAACAGCTGCAGGCGCGACGTCCGGAAGCCCTCGTTGAAGATCAGGTAGCTGGGGCGCAGGTTCTCGACCGCGATCTTGCCGGTGTACTGCTCGTAGACGGCCGACAGGTGATCGAACCGCACGCCGTCGAGTTTCATGTCGAGTAGACGCTCCATGGGCAGCTTGCCACGGGCATCCACCAGGCTCACCACCACGCGTTCGACGCGCTGGTCGCGGACGATCTGCGGAATCTCGTCGACCCTGCCGAGGACCGGGAATCCCATCCCCTCGGTCGTCGCCTCGTTGTCCGCGAAGCCGACGATCTCGACACCCAGCTCCTTGCGGCGCTGTGCGAGTTCGAGGGCGAGTTCACGGGCGGCGTGACTGCCACCGACCACGAGCAGCCGCTCGGCCGGGCCCACCGCCACCGACAGCCACTCGAAGGCGAAGCGCCACCCGGCGACGGTGATCACGACCAGCATGGAGGCGACGAGGAAGACGCCGCGTCCGATGATCAGGGCCGGCAGGATGTAGTAGGTCAGCGCCAGAACCAGGGACGCGGCGCCGAGTGCCTGCAGCACCCGCACGATCAACTCACGACGATCGGCGACGACGCGCAGGTCGTACAGCTCCGCGTAATACAACGACATCTGGCAGACCACGGCGACAAGGACGGCCTTGGGCCACGTCGTGGCAAGCGCGTCGGGAGACCAAGCGCCCTCGCCGAGCCACAGCCGCGCCGCGGTCAGCAGCGACGAGACGATCAGGACGCTTTCGAAGGCAATCAGCAGCGCCGGGCGCCACGTGAGTGCGGTCGGGAGGATCGGCACCGCTACTGGCCGCCTCTGCCGTAGTCGTTGTAGTACCCGCCGTACTTGCCATACCCGCTATGAACCGTGATGTGGTCTTCGAGCCGGTTCAACACCACGCCAAAGATCTTCGGCTTGCCGAGCGCCTGCACCGCCTTCTGGACGAGGGCATACGGTGTGCGATTGGCATGGATGACCAGCAGCGCCCCGTCACACTCCTTGGTGAGCAGGTTGGCGTCGGTCAGCAAGGCGACGGGAGGCGTGTCGATGACGATCCAGTCGAAGTGCTGGCGGGCATCTCGCACCAGTTCGCCCATGCGCTCAGACGTCAGGAGTGGCACCGGGTTCTCGACTGGGCGGCCCGCGGGCAGCAGGGCAAGCAGGGGAGACAGCTGAATCGCCGAGACGCGTGACGCCGTCGCAGCATCGAGACCCTCGCTCAGCCCCGACGTCTCGGGCGCGCGAAACAGGCCATGTAGGGACGGCCGGCGCAGGTCGGCGTCGATCAGCAGCACCTTGCGACTGTAGGAGGTCGTCAGGGTCAGGGCGACGTTGGCCGCTGTCAGCGACTTGCCCTCACCAGGTACTGCACTGGCCACCAGCACCACCTGCAGGCGGTGATTGATCTGTGCCTGGTGCAGGCTGGACGCCAGCTTGCGGTACTCCTCGACAACCGCCTGTCGGAGACCGGCACCCACCATCCGTTCGTCGCCGTCGAGCGACACGAAGAGACCGCCCTCCGGTATGGCGCCCGTGGCCGAGGAGGCGGGCGGGAGGGTGACCTCGTCAGGAACACCAGACTCTTCGGGAATCAGGGCATTCGGGGTCTCCGGACGAGCGTCGGGCCGCCCGCTCCGCGCCCGAGCCGACGTACCCTCGGCGAACTCCCAAGGCGCGTCGGCCTCGAAATCCGTCGCTCGGTGTTCAGGCTGTTCCCCACGTGCCCGTCTCAGGGCCTCATCAATTCGGCTCATCGCGCTGTCATCGCCCCCTCTACCCTTAGTCGGCTCATCGCTTCCAGAACTGGAGCGTCTGCCAGAACGATCGCCGTGGTTCCGACACAGGATCGTAGCGCGCCGTAGGCAACGCCGTGGCAGGACGAAGGTCCAGGATGGAGCCCGAAGGGCGCGCGGCGGCGACCGGGGCGGGGCGCGGCGGCGTGGGCTGGGACTGACGTGCCACGACCGCAGGAGTGGACGAACCGGCCCTGCCGGTGGAATCGGAGGAGCCTCTGGCCTGCCCGGCGTGCGTCGGCGGAATGGCCGCCGACGGCGCTGACACGGCGGGTGAGTGCGCCCTTCCGTCCGAACCGGTGGCCATCACGGACTGATCGCCGAGCCGCACCAGTGGCTGGAGGTCGAAGTCCCGGGCAACTTCCGAGACGACCTGCTGCGAGACGAGCGATTCGTCGCGAGCAAACGCTGAGACGAGGGCGTTGTCGCAGATCACATTGATCGTTCGCGGGATTCCCCCGGAATATTCGTAGACGGCCAGCACGGCCTCGCGAGTGAAGACCTGGGCGCTGTCGCCACCGGCAAGGCTGATCCGCTTGGCGATGTACGCCGCTGACTCGCGCAATGTCAGGGGTACCAACTCGCAGCGCAAGGCAACCCGCTGCTTGAGCTGCCGCAGCGATGGGTCGTTCAGCCGACCGGCCAGTTCCGGCTGGCCGACGAGAATCACGGTCAGCA includes:
- a CDS encoding TIGR03013 family XrtA/PEP-CTERM system glycosyltransferase, whose amino-acid sequence is MPILPTALTWRPALLIAFESVLIVSSLLTAARLWLGEGAWSPDALATTWPKAVLVAVVCQMSLYYAELYDLRVVADRRELIVRVLQALGAASLVLALTYYILPALIIGRGVFLVASMLVVITVAGWRFAFEWLSVAVGPAERLLVVGGSHAARELALELAQRRKELGVEIVGFADNEATTEGMGFPVLGRVDEIPQIVRDQRVERVVVSLVDARGKLPMERLLDMKLDGVRFDHLSAVYEQYTGKIAVENLRPSYLIFNEGFRTSRLQLFFKRVFDVMLAIFGLLIAWPIMLVVGVAIRLTSPGPALYHQVRVGQNGRLFTVHKFRSMRQDAEAASGAVWAQKNDPRVTAVGLFCRKTRLDELPQLWNVLVGDMSFVGPRPERPEFVDQLSDQIPFYRQRHVVKRGVTGWAQVMYTYGASVEDAVEKLQYDLFYIKHLSVAFDVFVLFKTVQTVVLRRGT
- a CDS encoding CpsD/CapB family tyrosine-protein kinase: MSRIDEALRRARGEQPEHRATDFEADAPWEFAEGTSARARSGRPDARPETPNALIPEESGVPDEVTLPPASSATGAIPEGGLFVSLDGDERMVGAGLRQAVVEEYRKLASSLHQAQINHRLQVVLVASAVPGEGKSLTAANVALTLTTSYSRKVLLIDADLRRPSLHGLFRAPETSGLSEGLDAATASRVSAIQLSPLLALLPAGRPVENPVPLLTSERMGELVRDARQHFDWIVIDTPPVALLTDANLLTKECDGALLVIHANRTPYALVQKAVQALGKPKIFGVVLNRLEDHITVHSGYGKYGGYYNDYGRGGQ
- a CDS encoding ExeA family protein, whose translation is MYERFFGFTERPFELTANPRYLFLTERYREALGTLTYGLSTRKGILVMTGEAGTGKTTMLTVAMAGVQPNQLIAYLSNPTLSRDEFIEFMTTQLGLPDEVAASKTKFLQAVTRLLEDRAAAGNVTALVIDEAHSLPNELLEEVRLLANIEKPDQKLLTVILVGQPELAGRLNDPSLRQLKQRVALRCELVPLTLRESAAYIAKRISLAGGDSAQVFTREAVLAVYEYSGGIPRTINVICDNALVSAFARDESLVSQQVVSEVARDFDLQPLVRLGDQSVMATGSDGRAHSPAVSAPSAAIPPTHAGQARGSSDSTGRAGSSTPAVVARQSQPTPPRPAPVAAARPSGSILDLRPATALPTARYDPVSEPRRSFWQTLQFWKR